ctcgctccacctgtccattgctcattggGTGTGCtactgaggcatagcaaatcttgattccaaaatcttcacaaaagtctttgaaaactccgccggtgaattgtgtgccattatcggtgatgatccgattgggtacTCCGAATCTGtacacaatgttgatgaagaaatcgcGAGCATTATCTGCTGTAATCGTGGCAACAGGCTtagcttcgatccacttggaaaatttgtcaatggccacaaagaggtgcgtgtaaccgccgactgcctttttaaacgggccgaccatgtcgagcccccaaaccgcaaacggccaagacagcgggatagtctgcaactcttgagctggtagatgaatttgtctggcaaaaaattggcaaccttcacatgtgcgcacaattttgtcggcgtcggacactgcagtaggccagaaaaaaccctgccggtaagctttgccaacAATGGTACGCGctgcagcatggtttccgcatatcccagaatgtatgtccttcaacaattgtctcccttcctctaaagatacgcagcgttgcagaattcctgaagggcttttcttgtataactcggcttcatgcataacataaagtttgctccgccttgaaatccgctcggcttcatctttatcttgagggagctcttgggaagttaaaaatcgtatgaggggctctcgccagtcaGCTTCAACCATAGCTATGTCATGAGTGTCCGCAACTTGAGTagcatctttgtgaggtactgtcggcgaataaaggtgttcgacgaaaacatcagaTGGCGCtgcctcgcgcttggatccaaagttggcaagtctatcggcagcttcattgttgtgtcgaagaacatgGCTGAGCTCAAGCCCGTCGAACTTATCCTCCagtttgcgtacctcttgtcgatatgccatcatgttgtcgtcaatgcaggaccactctttcataacttggttgacaaccagctgtgaatcaCCTCGGAcaattagacgctttatccctagggaaattgcaatccgtagcccatgaaggagcgcctcgtactcggcgacgttgtgagacgccgaaaaatgtatccaaagcacataacttagtctttctccagttggggaaatcagaaccactccagctccagtgcctgaaagtctttttgacccgtcaaaatgcatggtccagtgctctattttctccacgggggtatcctcttggcactcggtccactcggcgacaaaatcagctaacgcttgagacttgattgaagtgcggggcttgaatgatatgtccaaagacatcaactccaaagcccacttagcaatccgcccatttgcttcgcggttgtgcagtacatcgccgagtggaaatgatgtgaccaccgttaccgagtgaccttgaaagtaatgagacagcttcctggtagtaattaaaataccatataacagcttctgaacctgagggtacctcgttttggagtcggttaggacctcgctgacgaagtagattggtcgctgaactttctggacatggccttcttcctcacgctcgacaaccaagactgtgctcacgacctgggaggtggctgatacatacagcaacaacggctcctgcgggtgtggtgaagctaagaccggtggcttggtgaggagttgtttgaaatcttcgaaagccttctgtgcttcgggtccccattggaaattatctgttttcttcagtagcttgaagaagggcatcccccgctcgccaagtcttgaaacgaatcggctgagcgccgccatgcatccagtcagcttctgaacgtCTTTCTGggtgcttggcggtttcatgttgaggatagcagtaactttctccgggttggcttggatgcccctatgagacaccataaaaccaagcagcttccctgacggtactccgaaggtgcacttttcaggattcaatttcatcctgaaagcacggatgcttgcaaaggtttcttctagatccgagatcaaatcatccttttgcttggtcttgacgactacgtcatccacataggcttcaacgttgcggccgatctgcgttgagaagcatctttggatcatacgttgataagttgctcctgcgttttttaatccaaacggcatggtgacgtagcagtatgccccaaaaggcgtgatgaatgaagtcttcaagcagtcggattccttcagtcggatctgatgataccccgagtagcaatccagaaAACTGAGAAGTTCGCAGCCggcggttgagtcaactacctggtcaatgcgaggcaacccgaaAGGATCTTTTGGGAAAGATTTGTTAAGGTCAgtgtaatcgacacacatgcgccattgccctgtctttttccgaaccaggactgggttagccagccagtcgggatgaaggacttctttgatgaagcctgctgctaacagcttggtcaattcctccttgatcgcgtccttcctgtcttgtgcaaatcggcggagtcgttgtttaataggcttggcgtcttctttgacatgtaaggagtgctcaatcacctctctgggaataccgggcatatccgaaggtttccacgcaaagatatctttattattttgaagaaaggtgatgagcgcgctttcctatttacaatctaactcggcgcctattacagcagttttggtaggatcggaaggatctaagggaatctttttagtctCGGCTTCGGTTTCCCCACTTTTTGAAATCTTGGCAGctggcacttctccttcgctcaccgtggttgcagccagtcggatttcctctcgggcagacgccatctcgcgggtttgggccatatCACAACTCTCCTTGTCACATGTGacagcttgcttgatgtcgctccgtagggttaggactcctcggggaccaggcatcttcatcatcatgtatgtgtagtgcgggacggccatgaacttggctaacgccgggcgtccgagtatggcatggtatgctgtctcgaaatcggcaacttcaaagctgatattctctgtgcggaagttttcccgagtgccaaaagtgaccgggagagtgatctggccgagtggagttgcggataatcctggaattactccatgaaaaggcgcattgcttggttttaactcggagcgagggatctgcatatcatccaaagtcttggcgaagaggatattgagtgcactgccaccatcaatgagggttctgcgaagcttgacattacggaccactgggtctagtaccagggggtaccgccccgggtggaccactcggtcaggatgatccgagcggtcaaacttgattgcaatctctgaccatcgaagatactggggtgtgtcgggctgaacagcattgatctcccgttcggtcagcttttgcttccttttagactcataagccatggGGCCGCCGAAAATATGATTGAGCTCCTTacggtggtcttgaaatccagccggggtgtcgccgtcgtccttcttccttgacgtgctttgttcctcgtcggagttcttccgaGTAGACTTGGTGTACTGCTCCGCGAACTGCTTGTAGATGAAGCattctttggccacgtggttggagtttggatgatgcgggcattgggagttcatgatcttgtcgaaggtgttgacgcgcgaacgctgtcgagaagagtgagcggcggttgcaacaagttcctcaggcttgcgcttgcggtccttatgattgttacttccacctcctcccgtagccggcgtatttttcggcttccaactgggacccgactgcttcgatgcggtgacggcgtcttcggctttggcgtactcgttggctttttcaaacatgagcttgactgttctGGGAGGTTTGCGCCCGAatttgccgaccaattcttcgtggcgaatccctttggtgaatgcggcgatgatgacgtcgtcggtgatgtcggagatcttgttacgttgttcagaaaatcgccggatgtaatctcgaagagattctccggacttctgaatgacgttgtaaagatcatattgtgtgccgggacgctcgaaggtgccttggaagttggcgatgaagtggtcgcgtagttcggcccaagatccaattgtaccacggggcaatccatggagccaagatcgggcggaatccgctaaagccactggtaaatagttcgccatggccttgttgtctcctcctgctgcgcggattgcgagaccgtagacggtaagccacgattcggggttagtggtgccgtcatacttctctattccagtcggtttgaagccggctggccaatccactcgacgcaggtcgtcggtgaaggctgcaactccgtcaaggtcgtcgtcgcggcgatcCGGCGAGTGATgatagcctcgagctgctcggcgctgcgtgattgtgtcgcgaagatcgatggggcggcgacgaggtggtgagcgaggccgttccactcggcgctccctatgaagttcgggaggcgagtgaacagaccgctcgtcgtggcccctgctcctgcgattggatcctgctccagtaatgctgaggcttggatgacggtagtcatgagatcggaagtgggggacccggctgccagtcggcgtgtggacgctttcggagttaactgggaccgtcgccgcaatcatggtcttcgtctggttcaagatgttgacgacgtggtcggattgattgagctcgttttggttgaggagggtgtcgagaagggtgatcgcggcaaccgcattctgttgaggggtgcggaaaaccggtgtcccttcgacatcttgctggccgatgagatcacgcgctcggcgccctgcttccaaagctcgttgacgtcgatcctcagcctccttcgcggtccgctcacggtcctgctgctcacgccgtagccgttcttgttcttgcgcttgatgctcctcctccagtcggcgacgttcttcgTTCTCCctggcttggcgttgctcctccgtctcattattggccatgaaaacgccaaagtagagaggggtgtagttgtcatctaggcttccgtcgaagtcgtcgaagtcgtcgaagtcgttgtagcgagaactaaattcgtcgtactccacgatgtcagtaggacgtgagtcgacggtgggagagctgttgtagtcatccagctgatccgtcgaaaccgtgccgagtggttggaggatgacgccgacttccctgaagctaggcgaaatcggtgttgaagccgacttccgcctaggcctacgggatgaaggCGCTGTCGTGGTGAagacggccgctaaatcgtcggggagcttcatcaggaccggtgggtaagccccatcatcctGATCTGGTatcgttggagaagatgcgatctcggccgagtggtttgaagccgactcggttgaGGTGGTCTTGAAATAGCTTTCAGCCGCGTTCGGGAATCCAAACGGGACCGAAagccggttctctcccgactggtctgattccgagtcgaggagagaaatcttgccgaagttgttggtgatgaagtcgaggctgccgaaccgaaacgtctgcccgggtgggaagacgaggtcgtcgatgccggagatggaacccattgcactgatcggcgaaaaagcttgacgctacccctacctggcgcgccaactgtcgaaactagatttcggcaataataaaagggggtggctatcaagctaggaaagtgtatgggtttggaaacaaaggatttatacaggttcaggccttcttataaaagaagtaataccctactcctgtccggggatgaatccgccgagtgtattattgattgtatgattcgggaaaaaatcagcatatgcccctagaggcgcccggaccccccttatatatgggaaggagtccggattacaaaagataatctatattcctaacggaatatgaagatacagataaaatacagtcgtaaccgactaagtctctgggtgtttccttgatacacaagttaagaaacaaacccgagatacagataagatattctatctacattaggtatcctgtacccagttcgaataccatcgccgtgtagatatgggatacccataatctccacactatcATACAGGACCGCGGCATAGGCGGCTCCCTCATCCGTCTCATCTTCCATGATTGTTTTGTCAGGGTATATTTTGTTTCTTCCTCCGTTtaataatgtaagtcattctatcatttctcacattcatattaatgttaatgaatctagatatatacatttcctatctagattcattaacatcaatatgaatatgggaaatgatagaatgacttacattgtgtaACGGAGTGAGTACATATCGGTACTtcatctatttcatattataaattgtttcGGGTTTTAAATGGATTTATGAGTGAATTCATTTATATTACCTCTATTTCTCATTATAAgtcattctattttttttcctagtcaaactttcaatttatagaaaaatatagtaactttttCAGCACaaagaaaatattatattatcaaaatGTATTAAATGTTAATCTTAATGAtattaatttggtgttgtaaatgttgctaaaatttttcataaacttaatcaaacttaaaaaggtttgaaaaaaaattaaaatgagttataatactctctccatcatattccaaatctaaaaaatttacttttgataggcatatttcaatccaaccaccTATTCTTTTAATGACTTTCTTGGATTTCATGGGGGTGGCTAATTGGCGCGCGCCCGCCTGTTGGCCCCGGCCCGGAAGCCCATCaggcttctttttttcttttttttcgcaagatttttttgcgatttttttgcctttttcttttatcttttttttcgcttttgtcttattacttttttaatctttagcacacatattttttcaaaaaatgttttgagttgaaaatttttaaatctttaacttgaaaattttaaattttgatttgaaagttatcaaatcttaagttgaaagttttcgaatctgagttgaaagtttttaatctcaagttgaaaacttttaaatctgagttgaaagttttcaaatcagagttgaaagttttcaagtcgaagttgaaagttttcaaatcagagttgaaagttttcaaatctgggttgaaaatttttcaaatttaagatgaaaagttgaaagttccaaaatttgactttaaaaaatttaaattttgagttaaaagtttttaaatctgggttgaaaattttcaaatctagattgaaagtttcaaattttgagtggaaagtttttaaatttgagatgaaagttttcaaatatggatTGAAaacgtttcaaatttgaattgaaagtattcaaatatcagttaaaagtttaaaattttgagttCAAAGTAATAacacaaaaatagaaaataactaaaaaaacaaaacgtgaaaaaaaagggaaaaagatgtGGGCCTAACAGAAAAAACACAAACGACGAGTCCTTTCTCAATAAAAAAAGTGCGCGCTATTTGCTTAACTCGCGCAGCTTTTCCggaatttaatgcgtgactctccattcttccacgcAATATTGGCTATataggcatcgagaaatgtaaatatattaataaatcgcttgtttacgagaaataactagtagcatatttaaatggatgataagtaaaattacTTATCTTTGATCGGTGTATTAAGATAAAATATAACTATAAAAAGTAATGAAGGGAGTACGAAACAGAGGACCAAAACAACTTATATAGTGAAAAGGAGTAGTAGTTTTGAAGCACTAAGGAGGTACTAGTAGCTTTGAAGCACTTGGGACTAATGAGTGGTTgcacaatgcatgcatgcatgcatgagtatTGCAGGGTTGCGATGGTTCCGTCCTCCTTAACGCGTCCGACGAGAACCCTCGTCCTGAGACGGCAGCGCCGGTGAGCATCGGGCTGGAAGGATTCGACATCCTGGAGGAGATCAAGGCCGATCTCGAGAGGAGGTGCCCCGGCGTggtctcctgcgccgacatcctcatcttcgccgcccgcgACGCCAGCAGCATCCTCAGCAACGGCCGCGTCCGCTTCGACGTCCCCGCGGGCCGCCTCGAcggcgtcgtctcctccgcctACGAGGCCCAGGCGGAGCTCCCGGATCCCACCTTCACCATCCGGCAGCTCATCGACAACTTCGCCCGCAAGAACTTCACCGTCgaggagctcgtcgtcctctccGGCGCGCACTCCGTCGGCGACGGCCACTGCTCCTCCTtcaccgcccgcctcgccgcgccgcccgaccAGATCACCCCGTCCTACCGCAACCTGCTCAACTACAGGtgctcccgcggcggcggcgccgaccctGCGGTGGTGAACAACGCCCGCGACGAGGACCTCGCCACCGTGGCGAGGTTCATGCCGGCGTTCGTCGGCAAGCTGCGGCCGGTCAGCGCCCTGGACAACACCTACTACCGCAACAACCTCGACAAGGTGGTCAACTTCAACTCGGACTGGCAGCTGCTGACGCAGGACGAGGCGCGCGGCCACGTCCGCGAGTACGCCGACAACGCCGCCCTCTGGGACCACGACTTCGCCGCCTCGCTGCTCAAGCTCAGCAAGCTGCCCATGCCGGTGGGGAGCAAGGGGGAGATCAGGAACAAGTGCGGCGCCATCAACCACAGCAAGAGCTAATTCGGCCACTTATGCAGGGGGTTACGTACATGCATGCAGACGATGTGGTCGTAGCCATATGTTTTCTTGTTATATCTCATCGTTCTAAAATACAGAAAACCTTGTActcgaaaaaaaaagactacTCCAGTATAATATAAAGTATTTGTATTTGTGGTTACCCATATATTTACCTGTTATGAATTGTTACTACCTTCGTCCCTGATTTTGCATCTGTTAGTGCATAGACTAAATCCCATACATATTTAGTACTCGTGGATTGTCATGTAACTGGGCTGAATCGGTATACATATTGAGCCCATGGCTAGCTAGGCTCAATCCGCTGCGATAAGCCAATCATTCAAGCCGTTACAAAAGGAGCAGATCCAACAGATGGGAGGATCGAACAAAATAGATGAAACCTGAGTTCTTCCTTCCGATGCTCTCTCTTCTTCAACCTCtgtatctctcttctcttcaaTCCCTGGCTATCTCTTCTTCTCCAATCTACTGCTAATTCTCAGTCTTGATTCCATTTCTCCCATTTGTATCCCCAAATACTCGTGTATCAAGTGTTGGAGGAAGAATTGTGTGCTTGTGCTGGAATTCACTAAATCACATAGAGTGGGTTCGTAACAATATGGTATTAAAGCCAACAATCCATGGGTTCCAAGCCAGGAGATGAGATGGATGACATACGTGGCAGCCGCGACTTCCATAGACTGGATCTAAGAATTTGGGGTGGTTGCACTTGAGGCGTCTAAGAACACACATGAACATCTAAGAACACAAGAACACAACATGAATATCTAAGAACACACATGAACATCAAGAACACAAGATGAACACACATAAACAAACCAGCATCTATAGTATAGTTGTCGGACTTTTTTCAAAATCGGCACTTATAAATACTTAAAGGTGCCAATTTTTCCCTTTAGCGCCCCCCGCGGGCGCTCCGGTGGGTGGGAAAAGcataataggtgccggttttagttattccggcacctataatacTGACTTTTATGTGTCTTTTTGTAGTACTGATTTGCAGTTGACATGATTATCATCGAACACTtatgggagaaaaaaataaatttgttctaGCCAAATCAATAGAGAGTGCAGATGAGAACTTTTGAAAAATGGGGTCCAAAAACATGTTGAAACACATTTGTTTAGATCCATGCATGTACATGGAAATTTTCGGGGTTGCTAGTCTATTGGTCGCTCGCTTTGCACCTGCCAATTGATAGGCCCAGTAGTTGACGTGATCTGACACACGGCTGGGATGAACGTAGGTTAGCTGCTTCCCAACCAGTCAACAGGACCTCTTAAACAAAAGGGAAGTCAAATAAGAAAATGTTTAATTAATCTAGCCTGGTTCGGATGCTAGATAACAGTAATGGAGTGATTAAATATTGATGAGACCACTATAATCTCGATTATATTTGAGCTAGCGAACATGCCTGCTATAGTTCCCTCAAAATCCTAAAGATATGTATGGCGTTAGCGTCCTTTCCAGTGGATACGCTTAACACAAGCTTTTGACGTGAAAGTTAATTAATTTACTACTGTACATGGAAAGAAATTCTACAAATACATCGCTCTTAGGTAACAGCATTTGAATTGAAATAAAGATACATGTTGTCAAATCGACCAAATAAACTGACCTCCTTCATAGGGGCGGAACTAGCCACCGGGCGGCTGCTTGGGCTCGTTAGCGAAAACTAcacaaaattttaatattaatGAGTAAATAGATGATGAAATTTCTATAGCAAATATCAGTTATATTGAAATTTGTCTGGGCTCAAAAATCTTTCTAGCTCCGCCATGCATCCTTCCATCAAATACTGTGCTTCGGTTgacacatgcatgatgcatctgGACGGCCAATTAATTTACTCTATATAGCTCCAGCCGAATTTAAATTAAGTTCACCGTCACAACGCCAGGTATGGATCGATGTCAACGCCTACACGTTTTATCAGTTACTAGCTGTTTTGCTCCCCATGTTGTTAGACAACAAGAACTGGCAAATAACTATTCTGATGATTGCTCTCCAAATATTCCTCAAATCTCTTATTTAATCAATCTCCTCATTCAAAAGGAGTAGCTCAATTATCAATGATCAATTTGCACATCCATTTGTACCTATAAATACATCGAATGTTTGCCTGTCACATCATCAAACATCAACCAATCCTTTGAGGTAGCGATCACTACACATATATTCATTCGGTTTCAGGCGTTTCTTTGCTGTCTCCTAGTGAACAACCTTGTCAGAATTCAGAATGTTCAGCAGGGGGATGAAGCTAATTCTCATGGTAGCCTTCCAGGCTATGAGCCTCATCTCCATATCAACTGCAAGTCTGCAGTACAATTTCTACGGCTCGTCGTGCCCAAATGCCGAGCAGACGATCAGCAATGTCGTCTACGGCTTGATCGATGCTGACCCTTCCATGGCCCCGGCGCTGCTGCGTTTGCATTTCCATGATTGCTTTGTCATGGTAATGTAATTGCTAACCACAAGTTAatttagtttttcaactatgAATTGATAGCAGTTTTAATTTCTCACAAGATATATTACTGCAAGCAAAGCTTAGATATTGATGGTTAATTACTTCATTTTGTccccaaaaaaaatgtaaacgaagtttttttttttttgttttttgatcATGCAGGGTTGTGATGCGTCCATCCTTCTTGATCCCACGAAGGCAAACGGCTCGCCGGAGAAGACAGCGATCCCGCTCCGCGGGTACGACGCCGTGAACAAGATCAAGGCGGCCGTCGAGGCCGTCTGCCCCGGCAAggtctcctgcgccgacatcctcgccttcgccgcccgcgACTCGGTGGCCAAGTCCGGCGGCTTCGTCTACCCGGTCCCCGCCGGCAGCCGCGACGGCAACGTGTCGTCCGCCTTCTCCGTCTTCTCCAGCATCCCGTCGCCGTTCTTCGACGCCGGGGAGCTCGTCCAGAGCTTCGCCGCCAAGGGGCTCACCGTCGACGACCTGGTGGCGCTCTCGGGTGCGCACTCCATCGGCACCGCGCACTGCTCCGGGTTCAAGAACCGGCTGTACCCGACGGTGGACGCGTCCCTGGACGCGAGCTACGCGGCGGCGCTGAGGGCGGCGTGCCCTGACGGcagcgccgccgacgacggcgtggtGAACAACAGCCCCgtgtcgccggcgacgctggGCAACCAGTACTTCAAGAACGCGCTCGCCGGGCGGGTGCTGTTCACGTCGGACGCGGCGCTGCTGACCGGCCAGAACGACACGGCGGAGAAGGTCAGGGAGAACGCCGGCGACCTGACCGCGTGGATGGCGCGGTTTGCGGCGTCGATGGTGAAGATGGGCGGCATCGAGGTGCTCACCGGGGCGCGGGGGGAGGTCAGGAGGTTCTGCAACGTCACCAACAGCTAAAAAGCTATACTGGCTGGCTCGAGTGAAGAACGCACTTGTGCCATTGGTGTGCGTGCCGTTTTTGCTTAGTGGCAAGTTTGCACCTTGTGCTAATTAAACGTTTTTGTTCTCCAATCTACACCATGCACACACACCATTCATGTTGCAATTTTTTATTGCCACCTTGTTCTATAAGAGGAGGAAAATTAACCACCTTAATTTGTTATTCACTCTGGTTATAGTATTTTGGTTGTATGGCTCATGTAAAAGATTTggggcttttttttttagaattacacagtgcAATGTAGATACTCACAACGCACACGCACTCACATCTATGAata
The window above is part of the Oryza sativa Japonica Group chromosome 7, ASM3414082v1 genome. Proteins encoded here:
- the LOC107276424 gene encoding peroxidase 5 — its product is MKLILMVAFQAMSLISISTASLQYNFYGSSCPNAEQTISNVVYGLIDADPSMAPALLRLHFHDCFVMGCDASILLDPTKANGSPEKTAIPLRGYDAVNKIKAAVEAVCPGKVSCADILAFAARDSVAKSGGFVYPVPAGSRDGNVSSAFSVFSSIPSPFFDAGELVQSFAAKGLTVDDLVALSGAHSIGTAHCSGFKNRLYPTVDASLDASYAAALRAACPDGSAADDGVVNNSPVSPATLGNQYFKNALAGRVLFTSDAALLTGQNDTAEKVRENAGDLTAWMARFAASMVKMGGIEVLTGARGEVRRFCNVTNS
- the LOC136351230 gene encoding peroxidase 2-like, encoding MSVRNLSSIFVRYCRRIKVFDENIRWRCLALGSKVGKSIGSFIVVSKNMAELKPVELILQFAYLLSICHHIWDTHNLHTIIQDRGIGGSLIRLIFHDCFVRGCDGSVLLNASDENPRPETAAPVSIGLEGFDILEEIKADLERRCPGVVSCADILIFAARDASSILSNGRVRFDVPAGRLDGVVSSAYEAQAELPDPTFTIRQLIDNFARKNFTVEELVVLSGAHSVGDGHCSSFTARLAAPPDQITPSYRNLLNYRCSRGGGADPAVVNNARDEDLATVARFMPAFVGKLRPVSALDNTYYRNNLDKVVNFNSDWQLLTQDEARGHVREYADNAALWDHDFAASLLKLSKLPMPVGSKGEIRNKCGAINHSKS